The sequence CCTGCACGAAGGTGAGCGCGAGGGGGAGGGCGGCGTAGAGCAATGCACGTCGCATGGCATGTTCCTTTCGTCGTCTAAGAGATAAGGGAACTATCCCCTAGACGAGTCAAGCAAGCAAGCGGTTCCCGCTTCTCACGAAGAGGCCACGGGGGTCACGGGCTGCGCTTGCAGCTCAGGCCGCGGCCGACGCACCATGAAGGGCCGCTCCACCCATCGGTAGAAGCCGGCTGCGATCGCAAGGCTCAAGGGCACTCCCACCGCGAGGGTCACCCCCATCTGAAGCGCCTGGCTGCCGGGCACGAGCTGGCTCACGGCGTGGTTGACGTAGTAGCAGGTGGGCCGGTTGATCAGGTAGAAGCTGTACGACATCTCGCCGAGCGAGACGAGCGCAGGCCATGCGAGCGCGCGTCCGAGCCCCCGCGCCCCGTCGGCGTAACGCAGGAGAATCCCCCCGGCGGCCACCCCCAGGCACACGTCCGAGAGGGGCCAAGCCCCCACCGGGTGGAAGTACCAGTAGAAGCCAAGCATCACCAAGGGCACCGTCGAGAGGCCCCAGAGGGTATCGAGCAGCCCCTCAGGGCGCTTGCCGCCCGTCTCGCGGATCACGAGGGCGACGACCATGCCCGCGGTGAAGATGGCGAGCCGGCCCACGATGGAGTTGAACAGCAAGAACTCTTGCCGCGAGAGGTTCGCCCCCAGGATGGCCAAAAAGCCGAGGCGGTAGAGGCCGCAGACCGCCAAGATCGCAAGCACCCCTTTCCAGCGCCAGCGCAGGATGGCCAGGGCGAGCAGGGGGAAGACGAGGTAGTACTGGGC is a genomic window of bacterium containing:
- a CDS encoding acyltransferase: MTETKPVSRLAYVDGLRALSALWVILYDVWRFNREPDLGLLTPVCASGHLGVEIFMVLSGFCLFYPMAHLWRLPVGHWRTFFVRRAKRILPPYYAALLYAIVLPHALAPLFAATGLRFTPEALPSAWSLFVHVTMLQNLVDLPGLINPSFWSLSLEAQYYLVFPLLALAILRWRWKGVLAILAVCGLYRLGFLAILGANLSRQEFLLFNSIVGRLAIFTAGMVVALVIRETGGKRPEGLLDTLWGLSTVPLVMLGFYWYFHPVGAWPLSDVCLGVAAGGILLRYADGARGLGRALAWPALVSLGEMSYSFYLINRPTCYYVNHAVSQLVPGSQALQMGVTLAVGVPLSLAIAAGFYRWVERPFMVRRPRPELQAQPVTPVASS